One genomic region from Candidatus Endomicrobiellum trichonymphae encodes:
- the nifU gene encoding Fe-S cluster assembly scaffold protein NifU, translating to MAFYSERVMDHFANPRNVGEIKDADGIGEVGNPVCGDMMTFYIKVKDNKIEDVKFKTFGCGAAIAVSSMVSEMVLGKTLEEVMNLTNADVAKALGGLPSNKMHCSNLGADALHKAVENYNSKQVK from the coding sequence ATGGCATTTTATTCGGAGAGAGTCATGGATCATTTCGCAAATCCGCGCAATGTCGGAGAAATAAAAGATGCCGACGGTATTGGTGAAGTGGGAAATCCCGTATGTGGCGATATGATGACTTTTTATATAAAAGTTAAAGACAATAAAATTGAAGACGTGAAATTTAAAACTTTCGGCTGTGGCGCTGCAATAGCCGTTTCTTCAATGGTTTCGGAAATGGTGTTGGGAAAGACGCTTGAAGAAGTTATGAATCTTACAAATGCAGACGTTGCAAAAGCTTTAGGCGGATTGCCGTCAAATAAAATGCATTGTTCTAATTTAGGAGCGGATGCATTGCATAAAGCTGTTGAAAACTACAATTCTAAACAGGTAAAGTAA
- a CDS encoding VWA domain-containing protein produces the protein MDRLISRVNISTLVSVNLKAYKIKYILLLAGLFFVIIAMACPQYGDEMRTVIKESSEIIIALDISKSMLAEDSKPSRLEKAKMIVSKIVEENPGEKMGIVVFSGTAMWQCPLTFDLHALKMFLQSVETTNLPLGGTRISSAIMLASKAASCESAGSRVMILISDGENHDSKIKEAVNAAKKAGLRIISIGIGKKEGAPIPVKDETGTVIDYVKDVNGKVVISRVNPVLLKNVAEEMGGKYFDALDDDVYPSLVKAVRNLGKNNSEVGMKSSKTDRFQIFLLLGLIALFAELLFPLRRKR, from the coding sequence TTGGATCGCTTAATATCAAGGGTAAATATATCAACGCTTGTGTCTGTTAATTTAAAAGCTTATAAAATAAAATATATTTTGCTTCTCGCAGGGCTTTTTTTTGTTATTATTGCAATGGCTTGTCCACAATACGGCGACGAAATGAGAACAGTAATTAAGGAGTCTTCAGAAATAATTATAGCTTTGGACATTTCAAAAAGCATGCTTGCTGAAGATTCAAAACCAAGCAGGCTTGAAAAAGCAAAAATGATAGTTTCAAAGATTGTTGAAGAAAATCCCGGTGAGAAAATGGGCATTGTCGTTTTTTCTGGGACTGCTATGTGGCAGTGTCCTTTGACTTTTGACTTGCATGCGCTAAAAATGTTTTTGCAGAGTGTTGAAACAACTAACCTTCCTTTGGGCGGTACGCGCATAAGCAGCGCGATTATGCTTGCTTCTAAGGCGGCAAGTTGCGAGTCTGCAGGCAGCAGGGTAATGATTCTTATAAGTGACGGCGAAAATCACGACTCAAAAATAAAAGAAGCTGTAAATGCGGCAAAAAAAGCAGGTTTAAGAATCATTTCTATCGGAATAGGGAAAAAAGAAGGAGCGCCTATTCCTGTTAAAGATGAAACAGGCACGGTAATAGATTATGTAAAAGATGTAAACGGTAAAGTGGTTATAAGCAGGGTAAATCCTGTTTTATTAAAAAATGTTGCCGAAGAAATGGGCGGAAAATATTTTGACGCTTTAGATGACGACGTTTATCCGTCACTTGTGAAAGCCGTCCGCAATTTAGGTAAAAATAATAGTGAAGTCGGTATGAAAAGCAGTAAAACCGATAGATTCCAGATATTTTTGCTTCTTGGTTTGATTGCGTTGTTTGCGGAACTTTTGTTTCCTCTGAGGCGTAAGAGATGA
- a CDS encoding tetratricopeptide repeat protein, which produces MKLKMFMLALSASLLIFLLIFSYKDIRGNNRAVRYFNDGNFEAASESFNKELEKLPGSYSIFNNAAGAEYKLNKFDEAQTKYNAVLDFSDADQEEKFIALYGLGNTEYGKNDFRKAASLYKKALRLKPGDKDAKYNLEVALLKLNEKDSCQNNNDNSSKQNSRQKGRNNKQNEQNIGNRQQSKEERDLKRHMEQNDKAQKENEKKRQSLGRQVSVVRDEIQKRQNVQKGLEEEKLRLDKQKLEISNKIEALKKTGVTKNKFSKRKNESQGDNPLGDKSEKEKLEMQPVGEKEDKKDMPAAIFLNYYDEAERKAYKLRNKNKKSALNQPQEDW; this is translated from the coding sequence ATGAAATTAAAAATGTTTATGCTGGCTTTATCAGCGTCTCTGTTAATTTTTCTTTTGATTTTTTCATATAAGGATATAAGAGGAAACAATAGAGCCGTAAGATATTTTAATGACGGTAATTTTGAAGCCGCTTCTGAAAGTTTTAACAAAGAACTTGAAAAACTTCCCGGCAGTTACAGCATATTTAATAATGCCGCGGGGGCGGAATATAAACTGAATAAATTTGATGAAGCGCAGACAAAATATAATGCAGTGTTAGATTTTTCGGATGCAGACCAAGAGGAAAAATTTATAGCTTTATATGGCTTGGGGAATACTGAGTACGGTAAGAATGATTTTCGAAAAGCCGCCAGTTTATATAAAAAGGCGTTGAGATTAAAACCGGGCGATAAAGACGCAAAATATAATCTTGAAGTAGCGTTATTGAAGTTGAATGAGAAAGATAGTTGTCAGAATAATAATGATAATAGTAGTAAGCAGAACAGTCGGCAAAAAGGGCGGAACAACAAACAGAATGAACAAAACATCGGGAACCGGCAGCAAAGTAAGGAAGAACGTGATTTGAAAAGACATATGGAACAAAACGATAAAGCTCAAAAAGAAAACGAAAAAAAGAGGCAAAGTCTCGGCAGACAGGTTTCCGTTGTAAGAGATGAAATTCAAAAAAGGCAGAATGTACAAAAAGGTTTAGAGGAAGAAAAACTGAGGCTTGATAAACAAAAACTGGAAATAAGCAATAAGATAGAAGCGTTAAAAAAGACCGGAGTAACTAAGAATAAGTTCTCTAAACGGAAAAACGAGTCTCAAGGGGACAACCCGCTGGGTGACAAGTCTGAGAAAGAAAAACTAGAAATGCAGCCGGTAGGAGAAAAAGAAGATAAGAAAGATATGCCTGCGGCGATATTTTTAAATTATTATGATGAAGCTGAAAGGAAAGCCTATAAGTTGAGGAATAAAAATAAAAAATCGGCATTAAATCAACCTCAAGAGGATTGGTAA
- a CDS encoding rubredoxin produces the protein MKKWKCSACGYVYDPAVGLPEAGIALGTLFEQLPEDWVCPLCGAPKSTFE, from the coding sequence ATGAAAAAGTGGAAATGTTCAGCATGCGGTTATGTTTATGATCCTGCTGTAGGTCTTCCAGAGGCTGGGATTGCTCTGGGAACTCTTTTTGAACAGCTTCCTGAAGACTGGGTGTGTCCGTTATGTGGCGCGCCTAAAAGCACGTTTGAATAA
- a CDS encoding vWA domain-containing protein, whose translation MRFANPLYLLIFLPLLALAYVYISIIKKNSFKPCISFSRVNLLKSNNPEFKKILLNILKVLKCVSLILIIIALAKPQKGKTFEHLSDQGIDIIVALDTSTSMRSLDFRSLNRMEAAKKVIRDFMKERKYDRIGLVIFSGLAFTQCPLTTDKDSLAEFINNINIGDTGLDGTAIGSAIMTSVNRLKDSRAKSRIIILVTDGNNNMGEIDPLTASKIARSYDIKIYAVGVGSLDGAIYEVGDPFLGKREIKYRKDAINESVLKEVAYNTSGGYFRAQDVKSFENIMKQIDKLEKDDIEVMRFTNYRELYKYFLIPSFILLLLIIVLENTYLRKLP comes from the coding sequence ATGAGGTTTGCAAACCCTTTATACCTTTTGATATTTCTCCCGCTGCTTGCACTTGCATACGTGTATATTAGTATTATAAAAAAGAATTCTTTTAAACCTTGTATCAGTTTTTCGCGTGTAAATCTGCTTAAAAGTAATAATCCAGAATTTAAAAAAATACTTTTAAATATTTTAAAAGTTTTGAAATGTGTTTCGCTTATTTTGATTATCATCGCTCTTGCAAAACCCCAGAAAGGGAAAACTTTTGAACATTTAAGCGATCAGGGTATTGATATTATAGTGGCGCTTGATACTTCAACAAGTATGCGTTCGCTGGATTTTAGATCGCTTAACAGAATGGAAGCCGCAAAAAAAGTTATACGGGATTTTATGAAAGAAAGAAAATATGACAGAATAGGACTTGTGATTTTTTCAGGACTTGCTTTTACGCAGTGTCCGCTTACGACTGATAAAGATTCTCTTGCTGAATTTATAAACAATATAAATATCGGAGATACGGGGCTTGACGGTACGGCAATAGGTTCTGCAATAATGACTTCCGTCAATAGATTAAAAGACAGTCGGGCTAAAAGTAGAATTATAATTCTTGTTACTGATGGAAATAACAATATGGGAGAAATCGATCCTTTAACCGCTTCAAAAATAGCCCGAAGCTATGATATAAAAATTTATGCCGTAGGAGTAGGAAGTCTTGATGGTGCAATTTATGAGGTGGGCGATCCGTTTTTAGGTAAAAGAGAAATTAAATATAGAAAGGATGCAATAAATGAAAGCGTTTTAAAAGAAGTAGCGTATAATACCAGCGGCGGATATTTCAGGGCGCAAGACGTAAAATCTTTTGAAAATATAATGAAACAAATAGATAAGCTGGAAAAAGATGATATTGAAGTTATGCGGTTTACCAATTACAGAGAGCTGTATAAATATTTTTTGATTCCGTCTTTTATTTTGCTGTTACTCATAATCGTTTTAGAAAACACTTATTTGAGGAAACTTCCTTAA
- a CDS encoding AAA family ATPase, translated as MAVYIDELNKKIMQDSIFVSKLLNEVSKVLVGQKYVLERMLIGLLSDGHILLEGFPGLAKTLAVKSLSAVIQADYKRIQFTPDLLPADVVGTLIYNPQSSDFVVKKGPVFANIVLADEINRAPAKVQSALLEAMQERHVTIGDTTYGLPDPFLVMATQNPIEQEGTYPLPEAQVDRFMLKLKVSYPNKSDEKIILERMTRFLPKINPIISLKDVQKAKDSIEQIYVDDKVKNYIVDIVFASRNPGEYGLKDLRSLIAYGASPRATISLTLASKAYAFLQGRGYVIPEDIKIIGHDVLRHRILITYEAEADSIDSDDIIEKIFGGVDVP; from the coding sequence ATGGCGGTTTATATAGATGAGCTTAACAAAAAAATAATGCAGGACAGTATTTTCGTTTCGAAACTTTTAAATGAAGTTTCAAAAGTTCTTGTTGGGCAGAAATACGTTTTAGAAAGAATGCTCATAGGACTTCTTTCTGACGGGCATATTTTGCTTGAGGGTTTCCCCGGTCTTGCAAAAACACTTGCCGTAAAAAGTCTGTCGGCTGTAATACAAGCCGACTATAAAAGAATACAGTTCACTCCAGATCTGTTGCCCGCGGATGTTGTCGGAACTTTAATTTATAATCCTCAAAGCAGTGATTTTGTCGTAAAAAAAGGTCCCGTTTTTGCCAATATAGTTCTCGCGGATGAAATCAATCGCGCTCCTGCAAAGGTACAGAGTGCATTGCTTGAAGCTATGCAGGAAAGACATGTTACTATTGGTGATACTACATACGGTCTTCCTGACCCATTTTTAGTTATGGCGACACAAAATCCTATAGAACAAGAAGGGACATATCCCCTTCCTGAAGCGCAGGTTGACAGGTTTATGCTTAAACTTAAAGTTTCTTATCCGAATAAATCCGACGAGAAAATTATTTTGGAAAGAATGACGCGCTTCCTACCGAAAATAAATCCTATAATTAGCTTAAAAGATGTTCAAAAAGCGAAAGATTCAATAGAACAGATTTATGTTGACGATAAAGTAAAAAATTATATAGTTGACATTGTTTTTGCTTCCAGGAACCCAGGAGAATACGGGCTTAAAGATTTAAGAAGTCTTATTGCTTACGGTGCTTCTCCAAGAGCTACGATTAGCTTAACTCTCGCCTCAAAAGCCTACGCTTTTCTTCAGGGTAGAGGATATGTTATACCGGAAGATATAAAAATAATCGGACATGACGTTTTAAGGCATAGGATTTTGATTACTTATGAAGCAGAAGCCGATTCTATTGATTCGGATGATATAATTGAAAAAATATTTGGCGGTGTTGACGTACCTTAA
- a CDS encoding BatD family protein: protein MLKKILLPVILLLLLFTSVLASAETIYFKASANKKTVTLSESFIYSVTVSGDSTNLPEYKMDAMPEFNRFGTTVSRSISVVTGKTSMSVTRDYTLGPKKIGKFTIPPAKITFKGKTYLTESVEIEVTPAQSVKSIPVVANRRQLSSQNAAAGKAFVKASINKKTAYENEKLVYKFSFYTNVDLVSNPEYYPPDFSGFWNDGSKPKNHFEVIDGSNYRVDEIETTLYPVGTGLKRILPAKLKIDLMNFSLPSGMNDFFSFFADNGCAGDGETKILETESLEIKIIPLPKDGKPADFYGATGDFEIKAVVDKKDVRINEPVTLTVTVSGSGNMKSISDINFGVYNDFKKYDTIVESTSGNSKKFKTIFIPLVSGEKEIPAASLSFFSPLKKQYETIKTSSQKIIVSGMSLHTEENVEDKLKIDIMHKNINYNKRIKTLKLYRGYLIEKPVFYLIFVPFIMLFILSVCYAVYMRRVSRNPFKKLKTLSFAEVQKLVKEAENRISENNFEASLDLLYQALIEIINIETGIKSDNLQKNQITGNLRKKNADDEKIIEIIKMLERFDFYKFASVNLDKDSINALLINVETLILSFKK, encoded by the coding sequence ATGCTTAAAAAGATATTGCTGCCCGTCATATTGTTGCTTTTGCTTTTTACATCTGTTTTGGCATCTGCTGAAACTATTTATTTTAAGGCATCTGCGAATAAGAAAACTGTGACGTTAAGCGAGTCTTTTATATATTCAGTCACGGTGAGTGGGGACAGTACAAATCTTCCGGAATATAAGATGGACGCTATGCCGGAATTTAACAGGTTCGGAACGACTGTTTCGCGGAGCATATCTGTAGTCACCGGCAAAACTAGCATGAGCGTAACACGTGACTATACTTTGGGACCGAAAAAAATAGGAAAATTTACGATACCGCCTGCCAAAATAACGTTTAAGGGTAAAACGTATTTAACAGAAAGCGTAGAAATTGAAGTTACACCAGCTCAAAGCGTTAAGAGTATTCCTGTCGTCGCTAATCGGCGGCAGTTATCGTCGCAGAATGCGGCGGCAGGAAAAGCTTTTGTAAAAGCTTCCATAAATAAGAAGACTGCTTATGAAAATGAGAAGCTGGTTTATAAGTTCAGCTTTTATACGAATGTTGATTTGGTATCAAATCCCGAATACTACCCGCCGGATTTTTCAGGTTTTTGGAATGATGGCTCGAAACCTAAAAATCATTTTGAGGTTATAGACGGTTCAAATTACCGCGTTGACGAAATAGAGACGACTTTATATCCCGTTGGAACTGGATTAAAAAGAATTTTACCTGCGAAATTAAAAATAGATCTTATGAATTTTTCGCTGCCTTCCGGAATGAATGATTTTTTCAGTTTTTTTGCGGATAATGGATGCGCTGGAGACGGAGAGACTAAAATTTTAGAAACTGAATCATTAGAAATAAAGATTATTCCCTTGCCTAAGGATGGGAAACCTGCTGATTTTTATGGAGCCACAGGCGATTTTGAAATAAAGGCTGTCGTTGATAAAAAAGATGTCAGGATAAACGAACCTGTAACTTTGACTGTGACTGTAAGCGGAAGCGGGAATATGAAAAGCATAAGCGACATAAACTTTGGTGTTTATAACGATTTTAAAAAATATGATACTATAGTCGAAAGTACTTCCGGTAATTCAAAAAAATTTAAAACTATATTTATTCCGCTTGTGTCGGGCGAAAAGGAAATACCTGCGGCAAGCCTGTCTTTTTTTAGTCCCTTAAAGAAACAATATGAGACCATAAAGACATCGTCGCAAAAAATCATCGTAAGTGGGATGTCCTTACATACCGAAGAAAATGTTGAAGATAAGTTAAAAATAGACATTATGCATAAAAACATAAATTACAATAAGCGGATAAAAACGCTTAAGTTGTATAGAGGATATCTCATAGAAAAGCCGGTGTTCTATTTGATATTCGTTCCTTTTATTATGTTGTTCATTTTGAGTGTATGCTATGCTGTGTATATGAGAAGAGTATCCAGAAATCCGTTTAAAAAATTAAAAACTCTTAGTTTTGCCGAAGTACAGAAGCTTGTGAAAGAAGCTGAAAACAGGATTTCAGAAAATAATTTTGAAGCTTCGCTGGATTTGCTTTATCAGGCTTTGATTGAAATCATAAATATTGAAACTGGTATTAAATCGGATAATTTGCAGAAGAATCAAATAACCGGTAATTTGCGAAAAAAGAATGCAGATGATGAAAAAATTATAGAAATAATAAAAATGTTGGAAAGGTTTGATTTTTATAAATTTGCTTCTGTGAATTTAGATAAAGATTCCATAAACGCATTATTAATTAATGTTGAAACTCTGATTCTGAGTTTTAAGAAATGA
- a CDS encoding cysteine desulfurase family protein, which translates to MKRIYMDNQSNTKADERVFESMKPFFIEYYGNPQSIYSFGSFSKNALETARRQVADLINADAEEIIFTSCGTESNNLAVKGIAGALKAGGRHIIISSIEHFSVLNSVKRLEKEGFEVSFIPVDGNGNVDGSELKKALRKDTILVSVQYANPEIGTIQDIKKLVSVVKENSNADKFVAFHTDAVSACGTIPVDVKDLGVDALTFSASVMYGPKGAAALYLKKGVRISPQMDGGIQENYIRSGTENIPAIVGFGKACEIAKDEIVKNGKAVQKLRDRLIAELPRRIEHIYLNGVRENRLPGNVNFSIEFVEGEALFLLLDAKGIMASSGSACASKNLKLSHILDAIGIDVAVGQGSILFALSKFNTEEEINYVLEEFPNIVKRLRDISPLYSYFLKTGSRKAAGPGTDFDDHCTTTIRRID; encoded by the coding sequence ATGAAACGAATATATATGGATAATCAGTCAAATACTAAAGCTGACGAAAGAGTATTTGAGAGTATGAAGCCGTTTTTTATTGAGTATTATGGAAATCCTCAAAGCATTTATTCTTTTGGTTCTTTTTCTAAAAACGCTCTTGAAACGGCAAGGCGGCAGGTTGCAGATTTAATTAATGCAGATGCCGAGGAAATTATTTTTACATCCTGCGGTACCGAATCGAATAATTTGGCAGTAAAAGGTATTGCCGGAGCTTTAAAAGCTGGCGGAAGACATATTATTATCTCTTCAATAGAGCATTTTTCAGTTTTAAATTCTGTGAAAAGACTTGAAAAAGAAGGTTTTGAAGTAAGTTTTATTCCGGTTGACGGCAATGGCAATGTAGATGGATCTGAATTGAAAAAAGCGCTGAGAAAAGATACGATTTTAGTGTCTGTGCAATATGCCAATCCCGAAATCGGCACAATCCAGGACATAAAAAAATTAGTTTCCGTAGTTAAAGAAAACAGTAATGCCGATAAATTTGTTGCTTTTCATACGGATGCGGTCAGTGCCTGCGGAACGATTCCCGTAGATGTTAAAGATTTGGGAGTTGACGCTTTAACTTTTTCGGCTTCAGTAATGTACGGACCCAAAGGAGCTGCGGCGCTCTATCTTAAAAAAGGTGTAAGAATTAGTCCCCAGATGGATGGCGGAATTCAGGAAAATTATATACGTTCCGGAACTGAAAATATTCCGGCTATTGTAGGTTTTGGAAAAGCCTGCGAGATAGCTAAAGATGAAATTGTAAAAAATGGTAAAGCTGTTCAGAAGTTAAGAGATAGACTTATTGCCGAACTTCCAAGAAGAATAGAACATATTTATTTAAACGGCGTGCGGGAAAATCGCCTGCCGGGAAATGTAAATTTTTCAATAGAATTTGTTGAGGGAGAAGCGCTGTTTCTGCTTTTAGATGCCAAAGGTATCATGGCATCTAGCGGCTCTGCCTGTGCCAGTAAAAATCTTAAACTTTCGCATATTTTAGATGCTATTGGTATTGACGTTGCAGTTGGGCAGGGTTCAATTTTATTTGCCCTGTCAAAATTTAATACGGAAGAAGAAATAAATTATGTTCTGGAAGAGTTTCCAAATATCGTTAAAAGATTGAGGGATATATCGCCGCTGTATTCATATTTTCTAAAGACCGGTAGCAGAAAAGCGGCGGGACCAGGGACTGATTTTGATGATCACTGCACTACCACTATAAGAAGAATAGACTAA
- a CDS encoding MFS transporter, which yields MGDANMLSKFINWMKWMKLALSTLAVALAGMKPLPDAKNPLTDEKQIAKQYKRWRIRMFSGMYVGYVMYYFTRKNLTYAAPSVMKKFDITMGELGTISSVSYITYAIGKFLSGIVADKCNIRTFMALGLIGSSLVNLFFGFLPSLPLLTLFWGINGGLQSMGFPPVAKGLVYWFSPKERATKWTLWSSSHTVGTAIGGIVTGLCIAIGDWHAVFYIPGIIGIITGIGLLFTLTDKPACIGLPPIEVYKKDIIPIKKQSNLFHWQILTKYVFGNPFLWSLAMSYIFIYYIRFATLDWTTKFMADRGIGNARAAFLLSSMPLVGTLGGISSGWIADRFFKGRCTPVNLIYLFCLIFSLVGMYYFINATTPIWIMITFLSLVGFFIDGPQNLVGGVQTSRLTVQESVSAACGFTGMFGYVGAALSGFGVALLVGKYGWHGFFVSCIISCIIAMFFIALTWKKEATDIKLSQ from the coding sequence ATGGGAGATGCTAATATGTTATCAAAATTCATTAATTGGATGAAATGGATGAAACTAGCCTTGTCTACTCTGGCTGTGGCTCTAGCTGGGATGAAACCTCTGCCAGATGCGAAAAATCCTCTTACAGACGAGAAACAAATCGCAAAGCAATACAAACGCTGGCGTATCAGGATGTTTTCGGGGATGTATGTAGGTTATGTGATGTATTATTTTACGCGCAAGAATTTGACTTACGCAGCACCTTCTGTAATGAAAAAATTCGATATTACAATGGGGGAGCTGGGCACGATAAGTTCAGTATCATATATAACTTACGCTATCGGCAAATTCTTAAGCGGCATAGTTGCTGACAAATGTAATATAAGAACTTTTATGGCACTCGGACTGATTGGCTCTTCTTTAGTCAATCTTTTTTTCGGTTTTCTTCCCTCTTTGCCTCTTTTAACTTTATTCTGGGGTATAAACGGTGGACTGCAGTCTATGGGATTTCCACCAGTGGCAAAAGGACTGGTATATTGGTTCTCGCCTAAAGAAAGAGCGACTAAATGGACATTATGGTCATCTTCCCATACGGTCGGCACCGCTATAGGAGGCATAGTAACCGGTCTTTGTATAGCAATAGGAGACTGGCATGCAGTCTTTTATATACCGGGTATAATCGGAATAATAACAGGTATCGGACTGCTTTTTACTTTGACAGATAAGCCTGCATGCATAGGCTTGCCGCCTATTGAGGTTTACAAAAAAGACATAATACCGATAAAAAAACAAAGTAATCTCTTCCATTGGCAGATTTTAACTAAATATGTTTTCGGCAATCCGTTTTTATGGTCTCTTGCAATGTCTTACATATTTATATATTACATTCGTTTCGCCACATTGGATTGGACAACTAAATTTATGGCAGACAGAGGCATAGGAAATGCACGTGCTGCTTTTTTGCTGTCATCCATGCCGCTCGTCGGCACCTTAGGTGGTATATCATCAGGCTGGATTGCTGATAGGTTTTTCAAAGGACGTTGCACACCTGTTAATCTCATATATCTTTTTTGTCTGATTTTCAGTTTGGTAGGTATGTACTACTTTATTAACGCCACAACGCCGATATGGATTATGATAACATTCCTGTCTTTAGTCGGATTTTTTATAGATGGACCGCAAAATCTTGTAGGGGGAGTGCAGACATCCCGTCTTACTGTACAGGAATCTGTATCTGCTGCTTGCGGCTTCACCGGAATGTTCGGTTATGTTGGAGCCGCATTATCAGGCTTCGGCGTAGCACTACTTGTTGGAAAGTACGGCTGGCACGGATTCTTTGTGTCCTGCATTATATCATGTATAATAGCAATGTTCTTTATCGCCCTAACATGGAAGAAAGAAGCTACGGATATAAAATTATCACAATAA
- a CDS encoding DUF58 domain-containing protein produces MMDKDILKKQIRQLAIRSHKLVNEIFAGQYQSVFKGQGIEFAEVREYQIGDDFRSIDHNVTARFGKPYIKLFSEERELTVIFLIDVSSSQRFGSTDRLKSEITAEVAALLAFASLKNNDSVGMLSFTDKVEKVIAPRKGRNNILKMIYEILDSNFSGTETSISVALKAINGIWRRKAIVFLISDFQDENYEKDLAMVAKRHDLICIKIEDNRESDLPAVGLVEMEDLETKETMTIDTSAVYESFKQKNEDFKKETLRIFKKAAVSVINLNTGGSYVNPLIRFFKERERRIRRECSHFRIPLIFMAIFSFFDMVSKNA; encoded by the coding sequence ATGATGGATAAGGATATATTAAAAAAACAAATACGGCAGCTTGCAATAAGGTCGCATAAACTTGTAAATGAAATCTTCGCCGGTCAGTACCAGAGTGTTTTCAAAGGGCAGGGGATAGAATTTGCCGAAGTCAGAGAATATCAGATAGGCGATGATTTTAGAAGTATCGACCACAATGTTACAGCTCGTTTCGGCAAACCTTATATAAAACTTTTCTCGGAAGAAAGAGAACTTACCGTAATTTTTCTTATAGATGTTTCATCATCGCAGCGCTTTGGCAGTACGGACAGGTTAAAATCTGAAATTACCGCTGAAGTAGCGGCTCTTTTGGCATTTGCTTCTTTAAAAAATAATGACAGTGTCGGTATGCTTTCTTTTACGGATAAAGTTGAAAAAGTTATCGCGCCTCGCAAGGGCAGAAACAATATTTTAAAAATGATATATGAAATACTTGATTCAAACTTCTCTGGCACAGAAACTTCGATTTCGGTGGCATTGAAAGCGATAAACGGAATATGGCGCAGAAAAGCGATTGTTTTTCTTATTTCGGATTTTCAAGATGAAAATTATGAGAAGGATTTGGCAATGGTTGCAAAAAGACACGATTTAATATGTATAAAAATAGAAGATAACAGAGAAAGCGATTTGCCTGCAGTAGGTTTAGTTGAAATGGAAGATCTTGAAACAAAAGAAACGATGACGATTGATACTTCCGCCGTATATGAATCGTTTAAACAAAAAAATGAAGATTTTAAAAAAGAAACCCTCAGAATATTTAAAAAAGCAGCAGTCAGTGTCATAAATTTGAATACGGGCGGTTCTTATGTAAACCCGCTTATAAGATTTTTTAAAGAAAGAGAAAGACGGATACGGCGCGAATGTAGTCATTTCAGAATACCTTTAATTTTCATGGCAATATTCAGCTTTTTTGACATGGTAAGTAAGAATGCGTAA